The Neodiprion fabricii isolate iyNeoFabr1 chromosome 4, iyNeoFabr1.1, whole genome shotgun sequence genome window below encodes:
- the LOC124180763 gene encoding tetratricopeptide repeat protein 17 isoform X4, with protein sequence MFTFEHLSAMRNRKNLTQQQEKGLIKYLPPGTDLNKFGHQVAYGLIRNSSSWLHFNLAAIYWRVRGDSYNALECGRRAIVTAPRRYRDIALLTTGGILHAAKHSGEAAIILHTAISYAPTQSHQHLALGHVYAALGDYNRSVACYDNCLRLAPTMDQARHAKHAILCHQKLEIALTSLLQQLQDILAELHAYHGQQEEWLKLQERVLWEQAPKAAFIRLQNGNIQEETLGTILTTRGQSCMQRGGNDAVLTCDVTSESQMLAHNLQIDLSVSFQLLKNVENQLTKIEEQMAKSRSWHASKDRTIKSTEFPKERGPEFFTVFMEPTGRPKYHNFKIKEGTEEFENEKWPRASDCEGRLPLLTDSKQYVPAYLPPENKGYATHLFVSELIGIDPGKEHSLPWYPPACEAPKTFDAKYISTTLLKATIGNNLPDSSLSQVLKSLVKDSELAEIGQRILTATRSKVAAPWVLSMLASLHWRVVGKPRNALDCLQLALSTVPNKFRDVPLVSIASISQKVGLIEDALRVAREAIEVNPVEPITNFLYGSLLHVKGNNSGAIHHLKQTLRVDVHAINGRALTMLRTLACQEWLNNGGPDSAGSPGGTETCGAPHLPPEMITRHKLCVGEAVVCDSDGKNCKHVQCDAVRTTGDTTGSARCTRKVEKVIKHQSLIDTLMTTGNEGGADESELENMVNMEQNSFHMRISCGDDVKEPGVNVLDDFYVSMTEEGSNDAGLQIHDITGMFSLSPKGCRDMRHPPSRSFQSMWHHITARNIDISHDLKPLKDGPYQQPICEGGNPDINDVANLDALSEILPNMTELDNAEWLALMANDQKSTVEQLGAGIAVALRKNSRSWTLATAAALYWRVDGHSRRAVDCIRQALVNAPDGMQDVPLITLASLLSKRGFHQDALRIADLALMKGPEFVINHFSMANLHTAVGDFEKAISFYRSSLALDPNFEPARSKLQAILCLLLFDESTQTLREMTGNN encoded by the exons ATGTTCACTTTCGAACATTTGAGT GCAATGCGGAACAGGAAAAACTTGACCCAGCAGCAGGAAAAGGGTCTGATAAAGTACCTGCCGCCTGGAACGGATCTCAATAAGTTTGGACACCAAGTTGCTTACGGTCTCATAAGAAACAGCAGCTCTTGGCTCCACTTTAACCTCGCTGCTATATACTGGCGGGTTAGAGGAGACTCGTACAACGCGCTCGAGTGCGGTCGCCGGGCCATTGTCACAGCTCCTCG GCGGTATCGTGACATTGCTCTGCTCACGACAGGAGGAATATTACATGCTGCAAAGCACTCAGGTGAAGCAGCAATAATCTTACACACAGCGATAAGCTATGCCCCTACTCAGAGTCACCAACACTTGGCACTGGGTCATGTCTACGCTGCCCTCGGCGACTATAATCGATCGGTGGCTTGTTACGACAATTGTCTCCGGCTAGCGCCGACGATGGATCAGGCAAGACATGCCAAGCATGCGATACTGTGTCATCAAAAGCTGGAAATTGCTCTAACCTCGCTTCTCCA GCAACTGCAAGATATCCTGGCTGAACTTCACGCCTATCATGGACAGCAGGAAGAATGGCTTAAGCTCCAGGAACGCGTATTGTGGGAGCAGGCGCCCAAAGCGGCCTTCATCAGATTGCAGAATGGTAATATTCAGGAGGAGACTCTAGGCACCATTTTGACGACCAGGGGTCAGTCCTGCATGCAGCGAGGTGGCAACGATGCCGTCCTGACCTGCGACGTAACAAGCGAGAGTCAAATGTTGGCACACAACTTGCAGATAGATCTGAGCGTCAGTTTCCAGCTATTGAAAAACGTTGAGAATCAGCTCACTAAGATCGAGGAACAGATGGCTAAATCGAGAAGTTGGCATG CAAGTAAGGATCGCACGATTAAGTCGACCGAGTTTCCCAAGGAAAGGGGACCCGAGTTTTTCACCGTGTTCATGGAACCGACGGGCAGACCGAAGTATCACAATTTTAAGATCAAAGAGGGAACCGAGGAATTTGAGAACGAGAAATGGCCCAGAGCTTCAGATTGCGAGGGTCGGTTGCCACTGTTGACCGATTCGAAACAATACGTTCCAGCATACTTACCGCCGGAAAACAAAGGCTACGC AACTCATTTGTTCGTGAGCGAACTGATAGGCATTGATCCTGGCAAGGAACATTCGCTTCCGTGGTATCCACCAGCCTGTGAAGCACCAAAAACTTTCGATGCCAAGTATATTTCTACGACGTTGTTAAAAGCAACAATAGGAAACAACTTGCCAGACTCGTCGTTGTCCCAGGTTTTGAAAAGTCTAGTGAAAGACTCTGAGCTCGCCGAAATCGGACAGCGGATTCTTACTGCTACCAGAAGC AAAGTCGCTGCACCTTGGGTTTTGTCAATGCTGGCTTCACTGCACTGGCGAGTCGTCGGAAAGCCGAGAAATGCTCTGGACTGTCTTCAGTTGGCACTGTCGACGGTTCCAAACAAATTCCGAGACGTTCCCCTAGTTAGTATAGCCTCCATAAGTCAAAAAGTTGGTCTCATTGAGGACGCGCTGAGAGTGGCTAGGGAAGCAATAGAAGTGAACCCAGTCGAG CCCATCACCAATTTCCTATATGGCTCTCTCCTGCATGTCAAAGGTAACAATTCGGGAGCTATACACCATCTGAAACAAACTCTGCGAGTCGACGTACACGCCATAAATGGACGGGCCTTAACGATGCTCAGAACATTGGCATGTCAGGAATGGTTGAACAATGGAGGACCCG ATTCTGCAGGAAGCCCCGGTGGCACGGAAACTTGCGGAGCGCCTCATCTGCCGCCAGAGATGATAACTAGGCACAAGCTTTGTGTAGGTGAAGCGGTGGTGTGCGACAGCGATGGGAAAAACTGCAAACACGTGCAATGCGATGCAGTGAGGACAACTGGAGATACGACCG GCAGTGCAAGGTGTAcaagaaaagtggaaaaagtTATCAAGCATCAGAGTTTAATTGACACACTGATGACAACTGGGAACGAAGGCGGCGCTGACGAATCTGAGCTGGAAAATATGGTGAATATGGAGCAAAAC TCATTTCACATGCGGATATCTTGCGGTGACGATGTCAAAGAGCCCGGGGTCAATGTACTCGATGATTTTTACGTATCCATGACTGAGGAAGGCTCTAACGACGCTGGTTTACAAATTCACGATATAACTGGAATGTTTTCACTCAGTCCCAAGGGATGCAGGGACATGCGGCATCCGCCTTCTCGCTCTTTCCAATCTATGTGGCATCATATCACTGCCAGAAATATTGA CATCAGTCACGACCTAAAACCCTTAAAAGACGGTCCTTATCAGCAGCCGATATGCGAAGGAGGAAATCCCGACATCAATGACGTCGCGAATCTGGACGCGTTATCAGAAATCTTGCCGAATATGACGGAATTGGACAATGCTGAATGGCTCGCTCTCATGGCTAATGATCAAAAAAGCACCGTCGAGCAACTGGGAGCTGGAATAGCCGTTGCTTTGCGAAAA AATTCTCGATCGTGGACTTTAGCGACGGCCGCTGCCTTGTACTGGCGAGTCGACGGTCACAGTCGAAGAGCGGTCGATTGCATTAGACAAGCGTTGGTCAATGCGCCAGACGGAATGCAGGATGTTCCACTGATAACGCTCGCATCTTTACTAAGCAAACGCGGCTTTCATCAAGACGCTTTGCGGATAGCTGACCTGGCGCTGATGAAAGGACCGGAATTTGTGATAAATCACTTCTCTATGGCGAATCTGCACACGGCCGTG ggtgattttgaaaaggctATAAGTTTTTATCGATCGTCGCTAGCTCTCGATCCAAACTTTGAGCCGGCTCGCAGCAAACTTCAGGCTATACTTTGCCTCCTTTTGTTTGATGAGTCAACGCAAACTCTACGTGAGATGACTGGCAACAACTGA